Proteins from one Acropora muricata isolate sample 2 chromosome 9, ASM3666990v1, whole genome shotgun sequence genomic window:
- the LOC136927345 gene encoding 15-hydroxyprostaglandin dehydrogenase [NAD(+)]-like isoform X2 produces the protein MVAVLDKDEERGVLLKDKLENQYGYGRVIFIVCDVTSSIQMKDSFKKTKDTFGQINIVCNNAGIVSENEIENWNEIVDVNLKGVILGQFLAILYMGVSNGGEGGTIVNVSSMAAISPMSIEQSIYTATKYGVLGLTQSSKELYLKEKIRVNCVCPSITATQMSSRLNEHYNRGNPELFNYYSKLGLISPELVANGVIELIEDESKHASVMAITKKRGIQMLKASWALTLNKSHI, from the exons GTTGCAGTTTTAGACAAAGACGAAGAAAGAGGTGTTCTGCTCAAAGATAAACTGGAAAATCAATATGGATATGGACGTGTGATTTTCATTGTTTGTGATGTCACATCAAGCATTCAAATGAAAG ATTCTTTCAAGAAGACAAAGGATACCTTTGGCCAGATAAACATTGTTTGTAACAATGCTGGTATAGTGTCAgagaatgaaattgaaaattggaATGAGATAGTAGATGTGAATTTG AAGGGTGTGATTCTTGGTCAGTTCCTTGCAATTCTTTACATGGGTGTTTCAAATGGTGGAGAAGGAGGAACCATTGTCAATGTATCATCAATGGCAG CTATATCTCCAATGTCAATTGAGCAATCCATATATACTGCCACAAAATATGGTGTGCTGGGACTCACTCAGAGCTCAAAG GAACTCTACTTAAAGGAAAAAATCAGAGTAAACTGTGTCTGCCCTTCTATTACTGCAACTCAGATGAGCTCACGTTTGAATGAACATTACAATAGAGGGAACCCTGAATTGTTCAACTATTATAGCAAACTAGGATTGATAAG TCCCGAACTAGTTGCTAATGGAGTCATTGAGCTGATTGAGGATGAAAGTAAACATGCTTCAGTAATGGCAATAACAAAGAAGAGAGGAATTCAGATGTTGAAAGCAAGTTGGGCATTAACATTGAACAAATCTCATATATAA